Proteins co-encoded in one Bacillus infantis NRRL B-14911 genomic window:
- a CDS encoding YlbE-like family protein, with product MRRDILDYLEQKKELKQFIREQPQWYRTLSRNPQEIQALEVAALHYYKRTIPHHVEKFTNGVQMASMMMSMFQAMNSQSS from the coding sequence ATGAGAAGAGATATCCTTGACTATTTAGAGCAGAAAAAAGAACTGAAGCAATTTATTAGAGAACAGCCCCAATGGTATCGCACTTTGTCCAGGAATCCCCAGGAAATACAAGCGCTGGAGGTTGCCGCACTGCATTATTATAAAAGAACGATCCCGCATCATGTTGAGAAGTTCACCAATGGCGTCCAGATGGCTTCCATGATGATGAGCATGTTTCAGGCAATGAACTCACAATCTTCATAG
- a CDS encoding DUF7147 family protein — protein sequence MIQRFIELGEGYSDIYELLEIVRSNKHRLQHLIAFQSAYEGKEMTSVAAVLRPAETGKFQPLYICREGIPHPDKAPNARFQLFKDLADDCEKEIIRLEVKPSALFAEKELFYQYLIGILRLNHYIQPLH from the coding sequence GTGATCCAGCGTTTTATTGAATTGGGAGAAGGCTATTCCGATATATATGAATTACTTGAAATTGTCCGTTCTAACAAACATCGGCTGCAGCATTTGATAGCATTTCAATCCGCTTATGAAGGGAAAGAGATGACATCGGTCGCCGCGGTGCTCAGGCCTGCCGAGACAGGGAAATTCCAGCCTCTGTATATTTGCCGGGAAGGTATCCCCCATCCTGACAAAGCTCCCAACGCCAGGTTTCAATTATTTAAGGATTTAGCTGATGATTGCGAAAAGGAAATAATCCGGCTGGAAGTCAAGCCTTCTGCACTCTTTGCAGAAAAAGAATTATTCTATCAGTACCTCATCGGCATTCTCAGATTGAACCATTATATTCAGCCGCTGCACTAA
- a CDS encoding GNAT family N-acetyltransferase — translation MTVEIKLLQEDSFDEAIRLSSYAFQYHVPESDFPKRKETMRKHKIYGAYEDGKLAAKLHLLDLKVKIQDKEWKMGGIAGVATFPEYRRRGYVSGLMRQALSAMKENGQIISFLHPFNIHFYRKYGWELVSDQKRVEINKIDLHMIGQLSGRITRFNKDHHDATAEEIYDRFTSKFSGMLVRDRDWWLKSVYSDYQIAVWQTDEGRPEGYILYKVEKSILDIQELAALTAEARIGLWNFICQHDSMVDKVKVLTSVHDPFPYYLKQPKQHMEVTPYFMARIVDLSMALGTYQFNGIPEQSLFLHVADELAPWNTGTYQLSANGVQYFPPKEGGSCAHPPKRGLQLSINALTAVITGYKRPIELYELGEIKGSAEDADIFEKMVPHQKAFFYDFF, via the coding sequence ATGACAGTGGAAATAAAATTATTGCAAGAGGATTCATTTGATGAAGCCATCAGGCTTTCCAGTTATGCTTTTCAATATCATGTACCAGAAAGTGATTTCCCTAAAAGGAAAGAAACAATGAGGAAACATAAGATATATGGAGCCTATGAAGATGGAAAACTGGCTGCCAAGCTTCACTTACTGGACTTAAAAGTTAAAATTCAGGACAAAGAATGGAAAATGGGCGGAATAGCAGGAGTGGCCACCTTTCCTGAGTACAGAAGAAGGGGCTATGTATCAGGACTAATGCGCCAGGCTCTGTCGGCTATGAAGGAAAATGGGCAGATAATATCCTTTCTCCATCCCTTCAATATTCATTTTTACAGGAAATACGGATGGGAACTGGTTTCTGACCAAAAAAGAGTTGAAATCAATAAAATAGATTTACATATGATCGGCCAGCTGTCCGGAAGGATCACCAGATTTAACAAAGATCACCATGATGCAACAGCAGAAGAGATATACGACCGCTTCACCAGCAAGTTTTCCGGCATGCTTGTCAGGGACAGGGACTGGTGGCTCAAGAGTGTTTATTCCGACTATCAAATTGCGGTATGGCAAACGGATGAAGGAAGGCCGGAAGGTTATATTCTTTACAAGGTTGAAAAGAGCATCCTCGACATTCAGGAATTAGCTGCTTTAACTGCTGAAGCTCGGATTGGTTTGTGGAACTTTATCTGCCAGCATGATTCTATGGTTGATAAAGTAAAGGTGCTTACATCGGTCCACGATCCTTTCCCGTACTATCTCAAGCAGCCAAAGCAGCATATGGAGGTCACCCCTTATTTTATGGCACGGATTGTAGATCTTTCAATGGCATTGGGCACCTATCAATTTAACGGAATTCCGGAACAATCATTGTTCCTGCATGTTGCAGACGAATTAGCTCCCTGGAACACAGGGACCTATCAGCTGTCAGCCAATGGTGTTCAATACTTTCCGCCAAAAGAGGGGGGCAGCTGCGCCCATCCGCCAAAGAGAGGGCTGCAATTGAGCATCAATGCACTGACGGCTGTTATCACTGGATACAAGCGGCCGATTGAGCTGTATGAACTTGGAGAGATCAAGGGATCTGCAGAAGATGCTGACATATTTGAAAAAATGGTTCCCCATCAAAAAGCGTTTTTCTATGATTTTTTCTAA
- a CDS encoding YlbF family regulator — MLATTERVELLERADQLSAMILTSEAAEQYRACLYKVKNSRETQRKIQAFVKMKEQYEEVQRFGRYHPDYKTVMMSIREVKREMDMDIHLAEFKKAETDLQSLLDEVSLIIGKSVSESVKVPTGNPFFDSSCGGGCGSGGSCSCSA, encoded by the coding sequence ATGCTTGCAACAACCGAAAGAGTCGAATTGCTTGAGAGAGCTGACCAATTATCGGCCATGATTCTTACATCAGAAGCGGCGGAGCAGTACCGCGCTTGTTTATATAAAGTGAAAAACAGCAGGGAGACTCAAAGGAAAATTCAAGCCTTTGTAAAAATGAAGGAGCAGTACGAAGAAGTGCAGCGCTTCGGAAGGTATCATCCTGATTATAAAACAGTGATGATGAGCATCAGGGAAGTGAAAAGGGAGATGGACATGGACATTCATCTGGCTGAGTTCAAAAAGGCTGAAACAGATCTGCAAAGCCTGCTTGACGAAGTCAGTCTCATCATTGGAAAGTCTGTCTCGGAAAGTGTTAAGGTGCCGACTGGCAACCCGTTCTTTGACTCCAGCTGCGGAGGCGGCTGCGGATCAGGCGGAAGCTGCAGCTGTTCCGCATAA
- a CDS encoding YlbG family protein yields MLGQRQGIIVWLYSLKQAKMLRRFGNVHYVSKKLKYAVIYCDIEDTEALIQKISSYSFVKKAEPSYKPFLKTEFENSKPDKAKEYDYKMGI; encoded by the coding sequence ATGCTAGGTCAGCGACAGGGAATCATTGTTTGGCTTTATTCTCTTAAGCAGGCAAAAATGCTGAGACGGTTTGGGAATGTCCACTATGTTTCCAAAAAGCTGAAGTATGCGGTCATTTACTGCGATATAGAGGATACTGAGGCATTGATCCAAAAAATTTCATCCTATTCATTCGTAAAAAAGGCTGAGCCTTCCTATAAACCGTTCCTGAAGACAGAATTCGAAAATTCGAAGCCGGATAAAGCGAAAGAATACGATTATAAAATGGGTATTTAA
- a CDS encoding CBS domain-containing protein — MKKIGDIMTRDVDCCTLLDNMYEVALKMKEQDVGAIPIVDADRLVGMITDRDIVVRGVAEKHPGSTKVEDIMSSDLVTVSPDANISEASRIMAEHQIRRLPVVENGKLAGIISLGDLAVSSRTNAQAGMALTDISEHENEATQ, encoded by the coding sequence ATGAAGAAAATTGGCGATATAATGACAAGAGATGTAGATTGCTGCACTCTTCTGGACAATATGTATGAGGTAGCTTTGAAAATGAAGGAGCAGGATGTCGGCGCCATCCCGATTGTGGATGCTGACAGGCTTGTAGGGATGATTACAGATCGGGACATCGTGGTAAGAGGGGTGGCAGAGAAGCATCCGGGATCTACAAAAGTGGAGGATATCATGAGCAGTGATCTTGTTACAGTCTCGCCTGATGCCAATATCAGCGAAGCATCAAGGATCATGGCTGAGCATCAGATCAGGAGGCTTCCTGTCGTAGAAAACGGCAAACTGGCCGGCATCATATCCCTCGGCGACCTTGCCGTCAGCAGCCGCACCAACGCCCAGGCCGGAATGGCCCTCACAGACATCTCTGAACACGAAAATGAAGCAACTCAATAA
- a CDS encoding PaaI family thioesterase, with translation MDEQLRDLFEACLEQATDDDRKVLHTLLAGVKKKQDNINSSYIGGILHMDRTITAQECKITMPVSPLLHNTLGIVHGGITATAVDSAMGTLANSLLPEGYGAVTTQLNIHYLAVGKGENIICTAALSHKGTKTMVLSADVYRADGRKIAQATGSFFVIEKK, from the coding sequence ATGGATGAGCAGCTAAGGGATTTATTCGAAGCCTGCCTTGAACAGGCCACTGATGACGACAGGAAGGTTTTGCACACACTTCTTGCCGGAGTGAAGAAGAAGCAGGATAACATAAACAGCTCCTATATAGGCGGCATCCTGCATATGGACCGGACCATCACAGCACAGGAATGCAAAATTACAATGCCCGTCTCCCCCCTCCTGCATAATACACTCGGCATCGTGCATGGAGGGATCACGGCCACTGCTGTCGATTCAGCAATGGGCACCCTTGCCAACTCCCTTCTGCCTGAGGGCTATGGGGCAGTCACCACACAGCTGAATATCCACTATCTGGCTGTCGGTAAAGGCGAAAACATTATATGTACAGCCGCCCTCAGCCACAAAGGCACGAAGACCATGGTTCTTTCTGCTGATGTATACAGGGCTGACGGACGGAAGATCGCACAGGCTACTGGCAGCTTTTTTGTTATAGAAAAAAAATAA
- a CDS encoding YlbD family protein: MTVKKLHPSVAQFKDFVKSRPHIIKEVRDGKSTWQDLYEDWYLLGEEDARWGESDPGAEVKEEEKKSDWMSTVMGTVKKMDPGQVQGYINNLSQALSAVQGVISQFQTGGQTPGSQSPVQAKPPNPFSFRKD; encoded by the coding sequence ATGACAGTAAAGAAACTTCATCCTTCCGTTGCGCAATTCAAGGACTTCGTAAAATCCAGGCCGCATATCATAAAAGAAGTAAGAGATGGAAAGTCGACGTGGCAGGATCTATACGAAGATTGGTACCTTCTCGGTGAGGAGGATGCCAGATGGGGCGAATCGGATCCTGGGGCAGAAGTGAAGGAAGAGGAGAAAAAAAGCGACTGGATGTCCACGGTGATGGGCACCGTCAAAAAAATGGATCCCGGCCAGGTGCAAGGATATATTAATAATCTCAGCCAGGCCCTGTCTGCGGTCCAGGGCGTAATCTCCCAATTCCAGACAGGAGGCCAGACCCCAGGCTCACAAAGCCCGGTCCAGGCAAAACCGCCAAATCCTTTTTCATTCCGAAAAGATTGA
- a CDS encoding CAP domain-containing protein — protein sequence MVISFYFNISSDPKDELLISDEETKPQKDDSLSEQNMIDESSLKLPGEGLSSLIGKNASDLQVLLGDPERKDPSEYGYEWWIYKKGTSQYVQAGVLDGRIVTLFATGPDADVSPFHIGQPVSEIYSSVFIDTNINFQYKGSSYRFELSEDDLNTRPLIKAGNIYAQLYIDRFTGELSSIRYMDAPTLVKLRPYELVYRGELIEAKPSEQAEKRLIEEGNEKQIFDISNFIRARHELNVLEWDEATAKVAYEHSRDMFESKQFSHTSEKYGELSDRLEAGEVFYQMAGENIAAHYVDAPAVVEGWLNSKGHRESLLNPDFTHLGVGVYDRHYTQNFIQKWQE from the coding sequence TTGGTGATTAGTTTTTATTTTAATATATCATCAGACCCTAAAGACGAACTCCTGATCAGTGATGAGGAAACGAAACCCCAGAAAGACGATTCTCTCAGCGAGCAAAATATGATTGACGAATCTTCCTTAAAGCTTCCGGGGGAGGGCCTGTCATCGCTTATTGGCAAAAATGCCTCTGATCTGCAGGTCTTGCTTGGTGACCCGGAACGTAAAGACCCATCAGAATATGGCTATGAATGGTGGATTTATAAGAAAGGCACCAGCCAGTATGTTCAGGCGGGCGTATTGGATGGAAGGATTGTCACGCTGTTTGCCACAGGGCCCGATGCTGACGTGAGTCCTTTCCATATAGGTCAGCCGGTCAGCGAAATTTATTCTTCTGTGTTTATTGACACTAATATTAATTTTCAATACAAAGGCAGCTCATACCGGTTTGAACTCTCTGAAGACGATCTGAATACCAGGCCGCTCATCAAGGCCGGAAATATTTATGCACAGCTGTATATCGACCGTTTCACAGGCGAGCTGTCCAGCATCAGGTATATGGATGCCCCGACGCTTGTAAAGCTCCGGCCTTATGAACTGGTATACAGGGGTGAGCTGATAGAAGCCAAGCCTTCAGAGCAGGCAGAAAAGAGGCTGATTGAAGAAGGAAATGAAAAACAGATATTCGACATCAGCAACTTTATCAGGGCAAGGCATGAATTGAATGTGCTTGAATGGGACGAAGCTACTGCAAAAGTAGCTTATGAGCATAGCAGGGATATGTTTGAAAGCAAACAGTTTTCCCATACCTCGGAAAAATACGGCGAGCTGTCGGACAGGCTTGAGGCTGGGGAGGTTTTTTATCAGATGGCTGGCGAGAATATCGCTGCTCACTATGTGGATGCTCCCGCAGTAGTTGAAGGCTGGCTGAATAGCAAAGGCCACAGGGAGAGCCTGCTAAACCCGGACTTCACCCACCTGGGCGTCGGCGTGTACGACAGGCATTATACTCAGAATTTTATACAGAAATGGCAAGAGTGA
- a CDS encoding YugN family protein, with translation MKFENTGLEELKADLTRLDEVMLEHGLVREGQWDYERVTYDRKFELKEGVFYLRVFGYAAEGDIGSHKAVIQLMTPLLGKHYYPHGIEYGEGESFPKTLVSQCEKTLADIQSKVKGFAL, from the coding sequence ATGAAGTTCGAAAATACTGGTTTGGAAGAACTGAAAGCAGACCTTACACGTCTTGATGAAGTGATGCTTGAACATGGATTGGTCCGTGAAGGCCAATGGGATTATGAAAGAGTTACATACGACCGCAAGTTTGAATTAAAAGAAGGCGTTTTCTATCTGCGTGTCTTCGGTTACGCAGCGGAAGGGGATATCGGCTCCCATAAAGCCGTTATCCAGCTGATGACTCCTTTATTAGGAAAGCATTATTATCCCCATGGAATTGAGTATGGAGAAGGAGAAAGCTTCCCTAAGACACTGGTCAGCCAATGCGAAAAAACCCTTGCAGACATCCAGAGCAAAGTTAAAGGGTTTGCACTGTAA
- the ytvI gene encoding sporulation integral membrane protein YtvI, protein MSGFFTKRFFIWLIGLILIGTLFYFILPVSVPLIVAFITALMLEPLVKLLQGKLNIKRRISVMIVFIAFVLFIGLSGYFITTKVITEAIKLVENAPEYVNEINNAWLDAEEKFTRAAEDLPKDVVDEISNQVQTFLNKTKTELVAYVSIDNVKALLTNIPNYLVSFLVYLIALFLFLIDLPRLRRGAYNHLTEKTADKVSFMTSRLSYVVLGFFKAQFLVSLIIFFVSLVGLLIIAPDIALVMALVLWIIDFIPIIGSIVILGPWALFHLLTGDVVLGTKLAVLAAVLLIIRRTVEPKVMGTHIGLSPLSTLIAMYLGLKLLGILGFIIGPLILIAFNSAKEAGLIKMDFKV, encoded by the coding sequence TTGTCCGGTTTTTTTACAAAACGTTTTTTCATCTGGCTTATTGGGCTAATCTTAATAGGCACGCTTTTCTATTTCATCCTCCCTGTTTCCGTCCCGCTGATTGTTGCTTTTATAACAGCACTCATGCTTGAACCGCTCGTAAAGCTTCTGCAGGGAAAACTTAACATCAAACGAAGAATTTCCGTCATGATCGTTTTCATTGCTTTTGTTCTGTTTATTGGACTGTCCGGATATTTTATTACGACAAAAGTGATCACCGAAGCCATTAAGCTGGTTGAAAATGCTCCGGAATATGTGAATGAAATAAACAATGCATGGCTTGATGCAGAGGAAAAGTTCACCCGTGCTGCAGAAGATCTTCCAAAAGATGTGGTGGATGAGATCAGCAACCAGGTACAGACTTTCCTGAATAAAACGAAAACTGAACTGGTTGCATATGTAAGCATTGATAATGTGAAGGCGCTGCTTACCAATATCCCGAATTATCTTGTCAGCTTCCTTGTTTATTTAATTGCATTATTCCTGTTCCTGATCGATCTTCCGAGGCTCCGGCGTGGTGCCTACAACCACTTGACAGAAAAGACAGCCGATAAGGTCTCTTTCATGACATCCCGTCTCTCTTATGTTGTACTGGGCTTTTTCAAGGCACAGTTCCTCGTAAGCCTGATCATCTTTTTTGTGAGTCTTGTCGGGCTTCTTATCATAGCGCCGGATATCGCACTGGTCATGGCGCTCGTCCTGTGGATCATTGATTTCATTCCGATCATAGGCTCAATTGTTATACTCGGGCCGTGGGCGCTGTTTCATCTTTTGACAGGGGATGTGGTTCTGGGCACGAAGCTTGCCGTCCTGGCAGCTGTCCTGCTCATCATCAGAAGAACCGTAGAGCCAAAAGTAATGGGAACCCACATCGGGCTCTCCCCACTTTCCACCTTGATAGCCATGTATCTCGGGCTTAAGCTCCTTGGCATTCTTGGCTTTATCATCGGGCCGCTTATTTTGATTGCTTTCAATTCTGCAAAAGAAGCAGGGCTGATTAAGATGGATTTCAAAGTTTAA